A window of Lytechinus variegatus isolate NC3 chromosome 15, Lvar_3.0, whole genome shotgun sequence contains these coding sequences:
- the LOC121428450 gene encoding calcium load-activated calcium channel-like, translating to MFADTLLIIFISVCTALLSEGITYILVYRTETYKKLKAEVEKQSKKLERTKEAFGDVSDKNQKKKLERQEERLKTNSRDLSMVKMKSMVVIAFTFTSLMSMFNSIFDGRVVAKLPFTPISWLHGISHRNLLGNDFTDSSFIFLYILCTMSIRQNIQKLLGFAPSRAAAKQSGGFFGQTQPGVK from the exons ATGTTTGCTGATACTCTGTTAATTATCTTTATTTCAGTCTGCACAGCCTTGTTGTCAGAAG GAATTACTTACATTTTGGTGTACAGAACTGAGACTTACAAGAAACTGAAAGCAGAGGTAGAGAAACAAAGCAAGAAAC TTGAAAGGACGAAAGAAGCCTTTGGTGATGTATCGGACAAAAATCAGAAGAAAAAGCTTG AACGACAGGAAGAAAGGTTGAAAACGAATAGCCGGGATCTTTCCATGGTGAAGATGAAATCTATGGTTGTCATTGCATTCACCTTCACCTCACTCATGAGCATGTTCAACTCAAT atttgatggTCGTGTGGTTGCCAAGCTTCCATTCACCCCGATCTCATGGTTACATGGAATCTCACATCGGAATCTTCTTGGGAATGACTTCACAGATTCATCCTTCATCTTCCTCTATATATTGTGCACCATGTCAATCCGTCAG AATATTCAAAAGCTTCTGGGATTTGCGCCTTCAAGAGCAGCAGCGAAGCAGTCTGGAGGCTTCTTTGGGCAGACGCAACCAGGAGTTAAATAG
- the LOC121428927 gene encoding probable glucarate transporter, with the protein MDGSEELLLIKKSKADGPNDQAIVSFGWRVYGLTTITLLNVMNFTQQYLLIVTIFGMANELEFGETECQVINETEARDYLHDRNITGQKLCAERGRCSENSTFFLPDVCGIRYTGQGTLYDVLAGPIYLIIQGVAAIPIVGLFQRLSLRPTFAIGILTVLWTLCTFTTGFVEDYWAIALLRFFFGIFSGPYPPLALGYLSHIFPKEVHTVVFGIGQYGNPAGYGVSYIFILVSESMGWRWCYIICGGSGLILAVASCFMVVQPRGHHNQNENTLTPSWSQLRISLRQIAWSFMIYIILAQTALIAVGYVLSFNITLYLVEYFPDFNISLVGVITIIAAFPGCIFGGMVCDRLRKVAGLRGRIFVTVILMIIPFICGVLIFQTSLTSLVISFGILTLVAQCVNLTLLSIISDLTPMECKLVVFAIAYFSLYSVAGAINLLITPIASATSFRLALTILVGTLFGLCLIFLLLSWVTMHIQKVSESQLASRETGKEPRAGEMTENTPLVYSHNGLDKDALIGKYS; encoded by the exons ATGGATGGAAGCGAGGAATTGTTGTTGATTAAGAAATCGAAGGCGGACGGTCCAAACGATCAGGCAATAGTCAGTTTTGGATGGCGAGTGTATGGGCTAACTACCATCACCCTACTCAATGTAATGAACTTCACTCAACA gTATCTGCTCATTGTTACAATATTTGGAATGGCCAATGAGCTTGAGTTTGGTGAAACAGAATGTCAGGTGATCAACGAAACAGAAGCACGTGACTACCTCCACGATCGCAATATCACCGGCCAGAAACTGTGTGCTGAGAGAGGaag gtGTTCTGAAAACAGCACGTTTTTCTTACCAGATGTGTGTGGCATACGATACACAGGACAAGGTACACTTTATGACGTATTAGCTGGGCCTATCTACCTCATAATACAGGGTGTGGCAGCAATTCCAATCGTAGGCTTGTTTCAAAGGCTTTCTCTGAGACCGACATTTGCCATTGGGATACTCACCGTGTTGTGGACCCTCTGTACATTTACCACAGGCTTCGTAGAAGACTACTGGGCGATCGCCTTGCTTCGCTTTTTTTTCGGCATATT TTCGGGTCCATATCCTCCTTTAGCTCTAGGATATTTATCTCATATCTTTCCGAAG GAGGTACACACTGTGGTCTTTGGGATAGGACAGTACGGTAACCCCGCAGGGTATGGCGTATCATacatcttcattcttgtcagtGAAAGCATGGGATGGAGATGGTGTTACATCATCTGTGGTGGGTCAGGTCTCATCCTCGCTGTCGCTTCTTGCTTCATGGTAGTGCAACCCAGAGGACATCATAATCAAAACGAG aaCACCTTGACGCCATCTTGGAGCCAGCTCCGTATCAGTTTGAGACAGATTGCTTGGTCTTTCATGATATATATAATCCTCGCACAAACAGCACTCATTGCAGTCGGCTATGTTCTGTCTTTCAACATCACCCTTTACTTGGTCGAATACTTTCCAGATTTTAATATATCTCTAGTTGGTGTGATTACAATAATCGCAGCATTTCCCGGCTGTATCTTTGGAGGGATGGTGTGCGATCGTCTACGGAAAGTTGCTGGTTTACGCGGAAGGATTTTCGTGACAGTCATTCTCATG ATAATTCCGTTTATATGCGGAGTATTGATTTTTCAAACCAGCCTTACCTCTCTGGTGATTTCATTTGGTATCCTGACCCTCGTGGCGCAATGCGTCAACTTAACGCTGCTCTCTATCATCTCAGATCTTACACCCATGGAATGCAAGCTGGTCGTCTTTGCCATCGCTTACTTCTCCTTATACTCCGTTGCGGGAGCCATCAATCTCCTGATCACCCCGATCGCCTCTGCGACGAGCTTCAGACTGGCGCTCACGATTCTAGTTGGAACCCTGTTTGGGTTATGCTTAATATTTCTTCTCCTCAGCTGGGTTACCATGCACATTCAGAAAGTGAGCGAGAGTCAACTGGCCAGTCGAGAAACTGGGAAAGAACCAAGAGCGGGGGAGATGACTGAGAACACTCCCCTGGTATACTCTCATAACGGACTTGATAAGGATGCATTAATTGGGAAATATTCTTAA